The Equus quagga isolate Etosha38 chromosome 12, UCLA_HA_Equagga_1.0, whole genome shotgun sequence genome includes a region encoding these proteins:
- the OXT gene encoding oxytocin-neurophysin 1 — MAGPSLACCLLGLLALTSACYIQNCPLGGKRAALDLDVRKCLPCGPGGKGRCFGPSICCGDELGCFVGTAEALRCQEENYLPSPCQSGQKPCGSGGRCAAAGICCSPDGCLADPSCDHEAAFSQR; from the exons ATGGCCGGCCCCAGCCTCGCCTGCTGCCTGCTCGGCCTCCTGGCGCTGACCTCCGCCTGCTACATCCAGAACTGCCCCCTGGGCGGCAAGAGGGCCGCGCTGGACCTCGACGTGCGCAAG TGCCTCCCCTGCGGCCCCGGGGGCAAAGGGCGCTGCTTCGGGCCCAGCATCTGCTGCGGGGACGAGCTGGGCTGCTTCGTGGGCACGGCCGAGGCGCTGCGCTGCCAGGAGGAGAACTACCTGCCGTCGCCCTGCCAGTCGGGCCAGAAGCCTTGCGGGAGCGGGGGCCGCTGCGCCGCCGCCGGCATTTGCTGCAGCCCGG ACGGCTGCCTCGCCGATCCCTCCTGCGACCACGAGGCCGCCTTCTCCCAGCGCTGA